A portion of the Pseudophryne corroboree isolate aPseCor3 chromosome 3 unlocalized genomic scaffold, aPseCor3.hap2 SUPER_3_unloc_14, whole genome shotgun sequence genome contains these proteins:
- the LOC134983386 gene encoding zinc finger protein ZFP2-like isoform X2, whose amino-acid sequence MMENHWPLTSLDGPSNRDTPERCLRPLYSQYCTEENHRTPQEDQVERLSDIKIEGTEVEEETYVTDMKAEDIEGEEETYMTDIKAEDIEGEEETYVTDIKGEDIEGEEETYVTYIKAEDIEGEEETYVTDIKAEDIEGEEETYVTDIKAEDIEGEEETYVTDIKAEDTEGEEETYVTDINAEDTEGEEETYVTDIKAEDKEGEEETYVTDIKVEDIEGEEETYVTDMKAEDIEGEEETYVRGDQLCKEEEIPTDISTDGHTSRNISEGQLMLSPDCDIKDNDSRQDSPGDNPITPIIHPALSADPPDPGKCSPDHSDIGASVTALTVDTEFPCSIDAKCFTQNTKPITHHPAKAGKRPLICSECGKCFTKKSALVTHHRSHTGEKPFSCSECGKCFTQKSALVTHQRSHTGVKPFSCSECGKCFALKSVLVKHQNSHSGEKPFSCYECGKCFACNSNLATHQRSHTGEKPFSCSECGKCFARNSNLATHQRNHTGEKPFSCSECGKCFAWKSDLVTHQRSHTGEKPFSCSECGKCFTKKSALVTHQRSHTGEKPFSCSECGKCFTQKSVLVTHQRSHTGVKPFSCSECGKCFAFKSVLVKHQNSHSGEKPFSCSECGKWFTQKSSLVTHQRSHTGEKPYSCSECGKCFTQKSHLVTHQRCHTGEKPFSCCERNKSALVEHIRHYPSTEPFKSSGV is encoded by the exons atgatggagaatcactggcccctcacatcactgg atgggcccagtaacagagataccccagagagatgtctccgtcctctgtattcccagtattgtacagaggagaaccacaggaccccacaggaggatcaggtag aacgtctgtctgatattaaaatagaaggtacagaggtagaagaagagacgtatgtgactgatatgaaggcagaagatatagagggagaagaagagacgtatatgactgatataaaggcagaagatatagagggagaagaagagacgtatgtgactgatataaagggagaagatatagagggagaagaagagacgtatgtgacttatataaaggcagaagatatagagggagaagaagagacgtatgtgactgatataaaggcagaagatatagagggagaagaagagacgtatgtgactgatataaaggcagaagatatagagggagaagaagagacgtatgtgactgatataaaggcagaagatacagaaggagaagaagagacgtatgtgactgatataaatgcagaagatacagagggagaagaagagacgtatgtgactgatataaaggcagaagataaagagggagaagaagagacgtatgtgactgatataaaggtagaagatatagagggagaagaagagacgtatgtgactgatatgaaggcagaagatatagagggagaagaagagacgtatgtgaggggtgatcagctgtgtaaggaggaggagatccctacagatatcagcacag atggacacacaagcaggaatatctcagaaggacaactaatgttatccccggattgtgacataaaagataatgacagtagacaggattctccaggagataatcccattaccccaattatacatccagctctatcagctgatccccctgatcctgggaaatgttctcctgatcactctgatattggtgcatctgttacagctctgacagtagatacagagtttccatgttctatagatgccaaatgttttacacagaacacaaagcctattacccatcatccagctaaggcaggtaagaggccactgatatgttctgagtgtgggaaatgttttacaaagaaatcagctcttgttacacatcacagaagtcacacaggtgagaagccgttttcctgttctgagtgtgggaaatgttttacacagaaatcagctcttgttacacatcagagaagtcacacaggtgtgaagccgttttcctgttctgagtgtgggaaatgttttgcattgaaatcagttcttgttaaacatcagaatagtcactcaggtgagaagccgttttcctgttatgagtgtgggaaatgttttgcatgcaactcaaatcttgctacacatcagagaagtcacacaggtgagaagccgttttcctgttctgagtgtgggaaatgttttgcacgcaactcaaatcttgctacacatcagagaaatcacacaggtgagaagccgttttcctgttctgagtgtgggaaatgttttgcatggaaatcagatcttgttacacatcagagaagtcacacaggtgagaagccgttttcctgttctgagtgtgggaaatgttttacaaagaaatcagctcttgttacacatcagagaagtcacacaggtgagaagccgttttcctgttctgagtgtgggaaatgttttacacagaaatcagttcttgttacacatcagagaagtcacacaggtgtgaagccgttttcctgttctgagtgtgggaaatgtttcgcatttaaatcagttcttgttaaacatcagaatagtcactcaggtgagaagccgttttcctgttctgagtgtgggaaatggtttacacagaaatcatctcttgttacacatcagagaagtcacacaggtgagaagccgtattcctgttctgagtgtgggaaatgtttcacacagaaatcacatcttgttacacatcagagatgtcacacaggtgagaagccattttcatgctgtgagagaaataaatccgctcttgttgaacacattagacattacccaagtacggaaccatttaaatcttctggagtataa
- the LOC134983386 gene encoding zinc finger protein ZFP2-like isoform X1, which produces MMENHWPLTSLDGPSNRDTPERCLRPLYSQYCTEENHRTPQEDQVERLSDIKIEGTEVEEETYVTDMKAEDIEGEEETYMTDIKAEDIEGEEETYVTDIKGEDIEGEEETYVTYIKAEDIEGEEETYVTDIKAEDIEGEEETYVTDIKAEDIEGEEETYVTDIKAEDTEGEEETYVTDINAEDTEGEEETYVTDIKAEDKEGEEETYVTDIKVEDIEGEEETYVTDMKAEDIEGEEETYVRGDQLCKEEEIPTDISTADGHTSRNISEGQLMLSPDCDIKDNDSRQDSPGDNPITPIIHPALSADPPDPGKCSPDHSDIGASVTALTVDTEFPCSIDAKCFTQNTKPITHHPAKAGKRPLICSECGKCFTKKSALVTHHRSHTGEKPFSCSECGKCFTQKSALVTHQRSHTGVKPFSCSECGKCFALKSVLVKHQNSHSGEKPFSCYECGKCFACNSNLATHQRSHTGEKPFSCSECGKCFARNSNLATHQRNHTGEKPFSCSECGKCFAWKSDLVTHQRSHTGEKPFSCSECGKCFTKKSALVTHQRSHTGEKPFSCSECGKCFTQKSVLVTHQRSHTGVKPFSCSECGKCFAFKSVLVKHQNSHSGEKPFSCSECGKWFTQKSSLVTHQRSHTGEKPYSCSECGKCFTQKSHLVTHQRCHTGEKPFSCCERNKSALVEHIRHYPSTEPFKSSGV; this is translated from the exons atgatggagaatcactggcccctcacatcactgg atgggcccagtaacagagataccccagagagatgtctccgtcctctgtattcccagtattgtacagaggagaaccacaggaccccacaggaggatcaggtag aacgtctgtctgatattaaaatagaaggtacagaggtagaagaagagacgtatgtgactgatatgaaggcagaagatatagagggagaagaagagacgtatatgactgatataaaggcagaagatatagagggagaagaagagacgtatgtgactgatataaagggagaagatatagagggagaagaagagacgtatgtgacttatataaaggcagaagatatagagggagaagaagagacgtatgtgactgatataaaggcagaagatatagagggagaagaagagacgtatgtgactgatataaaggcagaagatatagagggagaagaagagacgtatgtgactgatataaaggcagaagatacagaaggagaagaagagacgtatgtgactgatataaatgcagaagatacagagggagaagaagagacgtatgtgactgatataaaggcagaagataaagagggagaagaagagacgtatgtgactgatataaaggtagaagatatagagggagaagaagagacgtatgtgactgatatgaaggcagaagatatagagggagaagaagagacgtatgtgaggggtgatcagctgtgtaaggaggaggagatccctacagatatcagcacag cagatggacacacaagcaggaatatctcagaaggacaactaatgttatccccggattgtgacataaaagataatgacagtagacaggattctccaggagataatcccattaccccaattatacatccagctctatcagctgatccccctgatcctgggaaatgttctcctgatcactctgatattggtgcatctgttacagctctgacagtagatacagagtttccatgttctatagatgccaaatgttttacacagaacacaaagcctattacccatcatccagctaaggcaggtaagaggccactgatatgttctgagtgtgggaaatgttttacaaagaaatcagctcttgttacacatcacagaagtcacacaggtgagaagccgttttcctgttctgagtgtgggaaatgttttacacagaaatcagctcttgttacacatcagagaagtcacacaggtgtgaagccgttttcctgttctgagtgtgggaaatgttttgcattgaaatcagttcttgttaaacatcagaatagtcactcaggtgagaagccgttttcctgttatgagtgtgggaaatgttttgcatgcaactcaaatcttgctacacatcagagaagtcacacaggtgagaagccgttttcctgttctgagtgtgggaaatgttttgcacgcaactcaaatcttgctacacatcagagaaatcacacaggtgagaagccgttttcctgttctgagtgtgggaaatgttttgcatggaaatcagatcttgttacacatcagagaagtcacacaggtgagaagccgttttcctgttctgagtgtgggaaatgttttacaaagaaatcagctcttgttacacatcagagaagtcacacaggtgagaagccgttttcctgttctgagtgtgggaaatgttttacacagaaatcagttcttgttacacatcagagaagtcacacaggtgtgaagccgttttcctgttctgagtgtgggaaatgtttcgcatttaaatcagttcttgttaaacatcagaatagtcactcaggtgagaagccgttttcctgttctgagtgtgggaaatggtttacacagaaatcatctcttgttacacatcagagaagtcacacaggtgagaagccgtattcctgttctgagtgtgggaaatgtttcacacagaaatcacatcttgttacacatcagagatgtcacacaggtgagaagccattttcatgctgtgagagaaataaatccgctcttgttgaacacattagacattacccaagtacggaaccatttaaatcttctggagtataa